One genomic window of Polyangium aurulentum includes the following:
- a CDS encoding Ig-like domain-containing alpha-2-macroglobulin family protein has translation MASPRRRVPLAALTLATLAGACISAPRPPAAPLRGGFALGAKAPVTPSVAGPLRVVFGAPESEIAQGGEITLVFNKPMRPLGLGPHEPPPPVRMSPEAPGRWQWIGSSALRFTPAKPLPRATSFRVEVEAGARSLDGSALEETFVLSFHTPRPALSGSEPGAGAEGVLPDASITLFFNAPITAEEVKRAVTLRAPSPVPFTIAEIEGERVRITPRSPLPRASAVKVLVDASLRGTEGALTAGKGAEISFRTVGPLAVSSFDCAPHPSERGACDVVQSAITLRFTNPVPDEVVREALAFEPPPDSFDVHGTGEDGTSAEFNITGWFEPGKTYRARLRARRALQVLRDVHGQPLRADAVEKFRFGDLPPHVQLGADGTYWSSSAPRILPVGVTNAQDASISLLPLGKDQALTRLAGLAPAIAMPAGARPFAPPPGKTNEERWSQVRLDDLLPDAPPRGPVLVRARHGAHTDDRELQLTDIGLLSKIGRDAASVWVTGLSAGTPTPGARVEVHYVPKGGRPSLLGAADAGADGLATVPLKAFSHPREGDGRIAVVARRGEDWAYQATQEPGAPPAMGLVFSDRGLYRPGERVELKGIVRIGTARGLVTPAGREVLVRVTNSEGREVSLFRAPLTRHGTFHGTVSLRKDASLGFYRVAAALDGDTVTGRFAVDEYEPTQTKAEARIDGDAYIAGDRMRCTARGEYLYGAPMAGGRASVVVTREPGYHSIAGLDKYVLTEHDANTTTATVAKGSGTLDASGEFSMPVSLALPGQTTTETVTCHVEVADLNRDVRASQASATVHPTDVYVALDRESMPYSVNPGESLEPRLLVVTPSGARRAFPVHVELTRRIHRDDGAIEDLPLGACDVTSGAKPVSCKLAVPQLDPGPQEEVIVRASTKDSLGRRAAASYDIDLEPKPAPAPKTTAPPAPEPPEPPERHRLRGPASSLRVGEKLRIPLHSPFDKPGQALITVEREGILWKRLVPLPPRGTAPQTVEIPITDAMMPNAMVDVNMIAGSKSERDGFHFSVDARPRRLDVTVRPAKEYAAPGEAIDVEVVVKDAAGKPARAEVTLWAADEGTLYVARYVVPAPWEHLFAERFPLVETADARDDLVHTWSGSRHRARPPQVRMGATSIAPPRGDFRQTVVFLPDLATDENGRVRRRVTLPDGLTAYRFMAVAVAEDDRAGADDASVLTSKPVMARPSLPRVLRAGDQFEASVVVSSQDLPASTVTVEARASTPSLVAMGSLRKTQALSPDRPVEVRFPFRAERTGPAKLLFEAALHGRRESDAVVLAPEVVAPFPLETARIHGETASAVAEGLGPLKGLRADSGGLTLSLSSTPLSGLAQGIEQLIAYPYGCTEQTVSRMVPLLALRDLADSLGVRLPKSPPGPRPGGELAVALRNAVDSIVANQRRDGGFGLWPGSDESDPWITAYALWGLGEARRRGMPVREEITRRAEQYLARTPEQDPSDLDLAQAAFTAYVLAEDGRPDESRTAALFSARARLPLFARALLLHAMAKSGRAKPDEIAELSRDLAAAIRIDGAIARVVEARRDDGLLFDSDVRTAAMVLRALLAVDPAHPLAARLALGLLEARRDGAYRTTHEAAWALLALDAYRRNQPPPAADLKARVFLGDKLLADTTFASSAPARKAIAEIPMSDLIAGAGAPLTFAASGRGKLFYEAELRFARKEPSTEPVEAGFYVQKSIRPVAQIGATNAASAGPLDTTIKAGEVVLCELEIVTPAPRRFVMIEDPLPGGLEAVRFDLRTGDASMAGLEEGRAERREVRDDRVAYFVDSLPAGVTRYRYLARATHIGTFIAPPTRVEEMYAPEIHGRTAGGRVKVTSN, from the coding sequence ATGGCCTCTCCGCGCCGACGCGTCCCCCTCGCCGCCCTCACCCTGGCCACGCTCGCGGGCGCCTGTATCTCGGCGCCTCGCCCGCCCGCCGCACCTTTACGGGGCGGGTTCGCGCTGGGCGCAAAGGCCCCCGTCACGCCATCCGTCGCAGGCCCTTTGCGCGTCGTCTTCGGCGCGCCCGAGAGTGAAATCGCGCAGGGAGGCGAGATCACGCTCGTCTTCAACAAACCCATGCGCCCCCTGGGCCTCGGGCCCCACGAGCCGCCGCCGCCCGTGCGCATGTCGCCCGAGGCGCCTGGACGCTGGCAATGGATCGGCTCGAGCGCGCTGCGTTTCACCCCTGCCAAACCGCTGCCGAGGGCCACGAGCTTCCGCGTGGAGGTCGAGGCCGGCGCGCGCTCTCTCGACGGCAGCGCTCTCGAAGAGACGTTTGTTTTGTCATTCCATACGCCTCGCCCGGCCCTTTCGGGCAGCGAGCCCGGGGCGGGGGCCGAGGGCGTCTTGCCGGACGCGTCGATCACGCTGTTCTTCAACGCGCCCATCACGGCCGAGGAGGTGAAGCGCGCCGTCACCCTGCGCGCGCCGAGCCCCGTGCCCTTCACGATTGCCGAGATCGAGGGCGAGCGCGTGCGGATCACGCCTCGGTCCCCATTGCCGCGCGCCTCCGCGGTGAAGGTCCTCGTCGACGCGTCCTTGCGCGGCACCGAGGGCGCTTTGACCGCGGGGAAAGGCGCCGAGATCTCGTTCCGCACGGTCGGTCCGCTCGCGGTCTCGTCGTTCGACTGCGCGCCGCACCCGAGCGAGCGCGGGGCTTGCGACGTCGTTCAATCGGCAATCACGCTCCGTTTCACCAATCCCGTGCCGGACGAGGTCGTGCGCGAGGCGCTGGCCTTCGAGCCCCCGCCCGATTCGTTCGACGTCCACGGCACCGGCGAGGACGGCACGAGCGCCGAGTTCAACATCACCGGGTGGTTCGAGCCCGGCAAGACCTACCGCGCCAGGCTGCGCGCTCGCCGTGCGCTCCAGGTGCTCCGGGACGTCCACGGCCAGCCGCTGCGCGCGGACGCGGTCGAGAAATTCCGCTTTGGCGACCTGCCCCCGCACGTGCAGCTCGGCGCGGATGGAACGTACTGGAGCTCGTCCGCGCCCCGGATCCTGCCGGTGGGGGTCACGAATGCGCAGGACGCGTCGATCTCGCTCCTGCCGCTCGGCAAGGACCAGGCGCTCACGCGTCTCGCGGGGCTCGCGCCGGCCATTGCAATGCCGGCCGGCGCGCGGCCTTTCGCGCCGCCCCCGGGCAAGACGAACGAGGAGCGCTGGTCCCAGGTCCGCCTCGACGATCTCTTGCCCGACGCTCCCCCGCGCGGCCCGGTGCTCGTGCGCGCCCGCCATGGCGCGCATACCGACGATCGCGAGCTTCAGCTCACCGATATCGGCCTGCTCAGCAAGATCGGGCGCGATGCTGCGAGCGTGTGGGTCACGGGCCTCTCCGCGGGCACGCCGACCCCGGGCGCGCGGGTCGAGGTCCATTACGTGCCGAAGGGCGGCCGCCCTTCCTTGCTCGGCGCCGCGGACGCGGGCGCGGACGGGCTCGCCACGGTGCCTCTCAAAGCCTTTTCGCACCCACGCGAGGGCGACGGTCGAATCGCGGTCGTCGCCCGCCGCGGCGAGGATTGGGCCTATCAGGCGACGCAGGAGCCCGGGGCGCCGCCCGCCATGGGACTCGTTTTCAGCGACCGCGGCCTTTATCGCCCCGGCGAGCGCGTCGAGCTGAAGGGCATCGTGCGAATTGGCACCGCCCGGGGTCTCGTCACCCCCGCAGGCCGCGAGGTCCTCGTGCGCGTCACGAACAGCGAGGGCCGCGAGGTCAGCCTCTTCCGCGCCCCGCTCACGCGCCATGGCACCTTCCACGGCACGGTCTCGCTGCGCAAGGACGCCTCGCTCGGGTTTTACCGCGTCGCGGCCGCGCTCGACGGGGACACCGTGACCGGGCGCTTCGCGGTCGACGAATACGAGCCGACCCAGACGAAGGCCGAGGCGCGCATCGACGGCGATGCGTACATCGCTGGAGACCGCATGCGCTGCACGGCGCGCGGCGAATACCTCTACGGCGCCCCCATGGCCGGCGGCCGCGCCTCCGTGGTGGTGACTCGCGAGCCCGGATACCACAGCATTGCCGGGCTGGACAAGTACGTCCTGACGGAGCACGACGCGAATACGACGACGGCCACCGTCGCCAAGGGCTCGGGCACGCTCGACGCCAGCGGCGAATTCTCGATGCCCGTCTCCCTCGCGCTGCCCGGACAAACCACCACGGAGACCGTCACCTGCCACGTCGAGGTCGCCGATCTCAATCGCGACGTCCGCGCCTCGCAGGCCAGCGCCACCGTCCACCCGACCGACGTCTACGTCGCGCTCGACCGCGAGAGCATGCCCTATTCGGTCAACCCTGGCGAATCGCTCGAGCCGAGGCTCCTCGTGGTCACCCCGTCCGGCGCGCGGCGCGCATTCCCCGTGCACGTCGAGCTCACGCGCCGCATTCATCGCGACGATGGCGCGATCGAGGACCTGCCCCTCGGCGCGTGCGACGTGACGAGCGGCGCAAAGCCCGTATCGTGCAAGCTCGCCGTCCCGCAGCTCGATCCCGGCCCCCAGGAGGAGGTCATCGTCCGCGCCTCGACCAAGGATTCGCTCGGCCGCCGCGCCGCCGCCTCGTACGACATCGACCTCGAGCCAAAGCCCGCCCCTGCGCCGAAGACCACGGCCCCGCCCGCGCCCGAGCCCCCCGAGCCGCCCGAGCGCCATCGATTGAGGGGCCCCGCGAGCAGCCTGCGCGTCGGCGAGAAGCTGCGCATTCCCCTTCATTCGCCCTTCGACAAGCCGGGGCAGGCCCTGATCACCGTCGAGCGCGAGGGAATCTTGTGGAAGCGCCTCGTCCCGCTCCCCCCGCGAGGCACAGCGCCCCAGACCGTGGAGATCCCCATCACGGACGCGATGATGCCCAACGCGATGGTCGATGTGAACATGATCGCGGGCTCGAAATCGGAGCGCGACGGGTTTCATTTCAGCGTCGATGCCAGGCCGCGCCGCCTCGACGTCACCGTGCGGCCGGCCAAAGAGTACGCGGCGCCGGGCGAGGCCATCGATGTCGAGGTCGTGGTCAAGGACGCCGCGGGCAAACCTGCGCGCGCCGAGGTGACGCTCTGGGCCGCGGACGAGGGCACGCTGTACGTCGCCCGTTACGTTGTCCCCGCGCCCTGGGAGCATCTCTTCGCCGAGCGCTTCCCCCTCGTCGAGACCGCCGACGCGCGCGATGATCTCGTGCACACCTGGTCGGGCTCTCGCCATCGCGCGAGGCCGCCGCAAGTTCGCATGGGCGCGACCTCGATAGCGCCGCCGCGAGGCGATTTCCGCCAGACGGTCGTCTTCCTCCCCGACCTCGCCACCGACGAAAACGGCCGCGTCCGCCGCCGCGTCACGCTCCCCGACGGCCTCACCGCATACCGCTTCATGGCCGTCGCCGTCGCCGAGGACGACCGCGCGGGCGCCGATGACGCCTCCGTGCTCACCAGCAAACCCGTGATGGCCCGCCCCTCGCTCCCGCGCGTCCTGCGCGCAGGCGACCAGTTCGAGGCCTCGGTCGTGGTCTCGAGCCAGGATCTGCCGGCCTCCACCGTCACCGTCGAGGCCCGCGCCTCGACGCCGAGCCTCGTCGCAATGGGTTCGCTTCGAAAAACCCAGGCGCTCTCCCCCGATCGCCCCGTCGAGGTGCGCTTTCCTTTCCGCGCCGAGCGCACGGGGCCGGCCAAGCTCCTGTTCGAGGCCGCATTGCACGGTCGCCGCGAATCCGACGCGGTCGTCCTCGCCCCCGAGGTCGTCGCGCCTTTCCCCCTCGAGACGGCCAGGATCCACGGCGAGACCGCGAGCGCGGTCGCCGAGGGGCTCGGCCCTTTGAAAGGTCTCCGCGCCGATTCCGGCGGCCTCACCCTCTCGCTCTCCTCGACGCCTCTTTCCGGGCTCGCGCAGGGGATCGAGCAGCTCATCGCCTATCCTTACGGCTGCACCGAGCAGACGGTGAGCCGCATGGTCCCGCTCCTCGCGCTGCGCGATCTCGCCGATTCCCTCGGCGTGCGCCTGCCCAAGAGCCCGCCCGGACCGCGCCCCGGGGGCGAGCTGGCCGTCGCGCTTCGCAATGCGGTGGACTCGATTGTCGCAAACCAACGCCGCGACGGCGGCTTCGGGCTGTGGCCGGGCTCGGACGAGAGCGACCCCTGGATCACCGCGTACGCCCTGTGGGGACTCGGCGAGGCGCGCCGCCGCGGCATGCCCGTACGCGAGGAGATCACGCGCCGCGCCGAGCAATACCTCGCGAGGACCCCGGAGCAAGATCCCTCGGATCTCGACCTCGCCCAGGCGGCCTTCACCGCCTACGTGCTGGCCGAGGACGGCCGCCCCGACGAGAGCCGCACGGCCGCGCTCTTTTCTGCCCGCGCTCGCTTGCCGCTCTTTGCCCGGGCTCTCCTGCTGCACGCAATGGCCAAGAGCGGCCGCGCCAAACCCGACGAGATCGCCGAGCTATCGCGTGACCTCGCCGCTGCGATCCGCATCGACGGCGCCATCGCCCGCGTGGTGGAGGCGAGGCGCGACGACGGCCTGCTCTTCGACTCCGACGTCCGCACCGCCGCCATGGTGCTGCGCGCCCTGCTCGCCGTCGATCCTGCACATCCGCTCGCCGCGCGGCTCGCCCTCGGATTGCTCGAAGCGCGGAGGGACGGAGCCTATCGCACGACCCACGAGGCCGCGTGGGCGCTGCTCGCGCTCGACGCCTACCGCCGCAACCAGCCCCCGCCCGCCGCGGATTTGAAAGCCCGCGTCTTCCTCGGCGACAAGCTGCTCGCCGACACGACCTTCGCGAGCAGCGCGCCCGCGCGCAAGGCGATCGCCGAGATCCCGATGTCGGACCTGATTGCAGGCGCCGGCGCCCCGCTCACGTTCGCAGCCTCGGGCCGCGGAAAGCTCTTCTACGAGGCCGAGCTGCGCTTCGCCCGCAAGGAGCCCTCGACCGAGCCCGTCGAGGCGGGCTTTTACGTGCAGAAGAGCATCCGCCCCGTCGCGCAGATCGGCGCCACGAATGCCGCCTCGGCCGGACCGCTCGACACCACGATCAAGGCCGGCGAGGTCGTGCTCTGCGAGCTCGAAATCGTCACCCCCGCGCCGCGGCGCTTCGTCATGATCGAGGATCCGCTCCCCGGCGGCCTCGAAGCCGTTCGATTCGATCTGCGCACGGGCGACGCCTCGATGGCCGGGCTCGAGGAGGGGCGCGCCGAGCGGCGCGAGGTGCGCGACGACAGGGTCGCCTACTTCGTCGATTCGCTGCCGGCGGGCGTCACGCGGTATCGCTACCTCGCGCGCGCCACGCACATCGGCACGTTCATCGCGCCCCCGACGCGCGTCGAGGAGATGTACGCCCCCGAGATCCATGGCCGCACGGCCGGCGGGCGCGTGAAGGTCACCAGCAACTGA